A DNA window from Calliphora vicina chromosome 1, idCalVici1.1, whole genome shotgun sequence contains the following coding sequences:
- the LOC135953688 gene encoding uncharacterized protein LOC135953688, whose translation MVEFMVEHPELAKGHINSPEARSKSRHLWERLTQALNSACFPTRDTNGWKKVWADYKNHIKVKCKRNKIGISGTGGGPSSYCALTPQEQEVCDLLAINVSVHGMSGRKDFGASTPTNTGPSTSLAEIIAENDNVEENVHVMDDSIETEEHNVENLNVNTSHRPRRNERLSSKESLIKKQVENQIAFQENSLKVLKDIDINQQNNNKFLEEIRLDIADIKRYSKRKCDIEERKLKLAKEKFEFKKKIELEKTKRKIVHLELKKQMFDLESAKYNKMSK comes from the coding sequence ATGGTTGAGTTTATGGTGGAACATCCCGAACTGGCTAAAGGACACATTAACTCCCCAGAAGCAAGAAGCAAATCACGGCATTTATGGGAAAGATTAACGCAAGCACTGAATTCTGCATGTTTTCCTACACGCGATACAAATGGATGGAAAAAAGTGTGGGCAGACTACAAAAACCATATAAAGGTCAAGTGCAAGCGTAACAAAATCGGCATTTCTGGAACCGGCGGAGGACCTAGTAGTTACTGCGCACTTACACCACAAGAACAGGAAGTTTGTGATCTCCTTGCTATAAATGTATCCGTCCATGGTATGAGTGGAAGAAAAGATTTTGGTGCGTCAACACCAACAAACACTGGGCCATCAACAAGCCTAGCCGAAATTATTGCTGAAAATGATAATGTGGAAGAAAATGTTCATGTAATGGATGATTCAATTGAGACGGAGGAGCATAACgtcgaaaatttaaatgttaatactTCCCATAGACCTAGAAGAAATGAACGTTTAAGCAGCAAAGAAAGCTTGATAAAAAAACAAGTTGAAAATCAAATAGCTTTCCAAGAAAATTCGTTGAAAGTTTTAAAGGATATTGATATCaaccaacaaaataataataaatttctagaAGAAATCAGACTGGATATAGCTGACATTAAAAGATATTCAAAGAGAAAATGTGACATAGAAGAACGCAAGCTGAAGCTTGCAAAAGAAAAGTTtgaattcaaaaagaaaattgaattggaaaaaaCCAAGAGGAAAATAGTTCACcttgaattaaaaaaacaaatgtttgatttagaatctgcaaaatataataaaatgtctaaataa
- the AstA gene encoding allatostatin-A: protein MNKRFVSLLMMACWLSVAYSEPSYEDSASPVNSPNGGHQANSLFNTNADSNMDGDGVDGMVIGGGLGSKDNYDKRVERYAFGLGRRAYTYTNGGNGIKRLPVYNFGLGKRARPYSFGLGKRSDYEDSDAQIAEDIDRAYNAAFMMDEKRNRPYSFGLGKRDPLNEERRANRYGFGLGRR from the exons ATGAATAAACGTTTCGTTAGCCTTTTGATGATGGCCTGTTGGCTTAGTGTGGCCTACAGTGAACCCAGCTATGAGGATTCAGCCTCTCCAGTCAACAGTCCCAATGGCGGACATCAAGCCAACTCATTGTTTAATACAAATGCTGATAGCAATATGGATGGCGATGGTGTGGATGGAATGGTAATTGGTGGTGGTTTGGGAAGTAAAGACAACTATGACAAGAGAGTGGAACGTTATGCCTTTGGTTTGGGCAGGAGAGCCTATACTTATACAAATGGCGGTAATGGCATTAAGCGATTGCCTGTGTATAATTTCGGTTTGGGTAAACGGGCCAGACCTTATTCCTTTGGCTTGGGTAAACGCTCAGACTATGAGGACTCGGATGCTCAAATTGCTGAAGATATAGATCGGGCTTACAATGCTGCTTTTATGATGG ATGAAAAACGCAACCGCCCCTATAGTTTCGGTTTGGGTAAACGCGATCCCTTGAATGAAGAACGTCGGGCAAATCGTTATGGCTTTGGCTTAGGACGTCGTTAA
- the LOC135959632 gene encoding putative nuclease HARBI1 — MDCVYLWMDDSDDDALPERVQRKLIRDNCNILALNEKNFIKNFRLNKDAFLYVFNSIEDHLSSPQRSTAIPPLLKLAATLKFLGQGGYQHQIGQDRLLGISQQSISSCIAEVCQAIEDILCPKHIIFEMTDERKRDAKLHFYNKCGIPGVIGAVDGTHIQIIKPTIDEHLYLGRKLKHSINAMVVCDHQMYIRAVNGRFGGANHDSHIWSLCNERQFLIEKYQNGDTETRILGDSGYPLEPWILTPYRNVSENSTESVFNEQHSKGRSIIERTFGILKGRFRCLLAARELHYTPGKAVQILNVCCALHNICLDFKVDTPSIERDYENESAQPSNISHNEDNLNYSNLAKSIRNTIRNNLQRNQ, encoded by the exons ATGGATTGTGTTTATCTGTGGATGGATGACAGTGACGACGATGCTCTACCAGAAAGAGTCCAACGGAAATTGATAAGAGACAATTGCAACATATTGGCTCTTAATGAAAAAAA ctttattaaaaattttagactcAACAAAGATGCCTTTCTGTATGTCTTTAATTCCATTGAGGACCACTTAAGTTCTCCTCAAAGGTCCACAGCGATTCCACCATTGCTGAAATTAGCCGctacactaaaatttttaggCCAAGGTGGATACCAACATCAAATTGGCCAAGATCGTCTCCTAGGAATATCACAACAGTCAATTTCTAGTTGTATTGCAGAAGTGTGTCAAGCGATAGAAGATATTCTCTGTCCAAAACACATCATTTTTGAAATGACAGATGAAAGAAAACGGGATGCCAAATTACATTTCTATAATAAGTGTGGAATACCAGGCGTTATAGGTGCAGTTGATGGTACTcacatacaaattattaaaccAACTATTGATGAACATTTGTATTTAGGAAGAAAATTAAAGCACAGCATTAATGCAATGGTT gTTTGTGATCATCAAATGTATATAAGGGCTGTTAATGGACGTTTTGGTGGTGCAAATCATGATTCCCATATTTGGAGTTTATGCAATGAGAggcaatttttaatagaaaagtaTCAAAATGGTGATACAGAAACAAGAATTCTTG GCGATTCAGGATATCCACTTGAGCCATGGATTTTAACACCATACAGAAATGTTTCTGAAAATTCAACAGAGTCGGTATTTAACGAACAACATTCGAAAGGGAGATCTATCATTGAAAGGACTTTCGGAATTTTAAAAGGAAGATTTCGTTGTTTATTGGCAGCAAGAGAATTACATTATACACCAGGGAAGGCTGTTCAAATTCTTAATGTATGTTGCGCTTTGCATAACATATGTTTGGATTTTAAAGTGGACACTCCAAGTATTGAAAGGGATTATGAAAATGAAAGTGCTCAACCAAGCAATATAAGTCATAATGAAGACAATCTAAATTATTCCAATTTAGCTAAAAGTATTAGAAATACAATAAGAAACAATTTGCAACGAAACCAATAA